In Pedobacter sp. WC2423, the following are encoded in one genomic region:
- a CDS encoding DUF4260 domain-containing protein, whose product MNQEKAMAFTIRIEEAAITAVAIYFLTKYNPGLPVWMWVLLFFSPDLSMIGYLVNSRTGALTYNLFHHRAVAIALLATGFLMHMDILITGGLLLAAHSSFDRMLGYGLKFTDDFKHTSSGWIGKNPEPAS is encoded by the coding sequence ATGAATCAGGAAAAAGCGATGGCTTTCACCATCAGAATTGAAGAGGCAGCCATAACTGCAGTTGCTATTTATTTCTTAACGAAATATAATCCAGGATTGCCCGTTTGGATGTGGGTATTGCTTTTTTTTAGTCCTGATCTATCTATGATAGGTTACCTGGTGAATTCTCGTACAGGCGCATTAACTTATAACTTGTTTCATCACCGTGCGGTAGCCATAGCCCTGCTGGCGACCGGCTTTTTGATGCATATGGATATACTTATTACCGGCGGCTTACTGCTGGCCGCGCATTCATCGTTTGACCGTATGCTGGGTTACGGTCTGAAATTTACAGATGATTTTAAGCATACCAGTTCAGGCTGGATCGGAAAAAATCCGGAACCAGCATCCTGA
- a CDS encoding Crp/Fnr family transcriptional regulator: MNELESYIHHHFGISPDDCQKVSTLFKPEVIEKGSYFLRTGKFCNKLSFIESGILRVFVNLQEREVTQWIGTAGYFMTDLQGFMFRETSRFHIQALTETRLFTIDYEAYLMMGKLVPKWHEFEKLFMGKCFVMMENRILDLISLTAEDRYQKLFNQNPELFNQVPLQYLASMLGMTPETFSRIRRKMVS; the protein is encoded by the coding sequence ATGAACGAACTTGAAAGTTATATCCACCATCATTTCGGTATTAGTCCGGATGACTGCCAGAAAGTGAGTACATTATTTAAACCCGAAGTAATTGAAAAGGGGAGCTACTTTTTACGAACCGGTAAGTTCTGTAATAAACTTAGTTTTATAGAAAGCGGTATTTTAAGGGTTTTTGTAAATCTGCAGGAAAGGGAAGTTACCCAATGGATAGGCACTGCCGGTTATTTTATGACGGATCTGCAGGGGTTTATGTTCCGGGAAACGTCCCGCTTTCACATCCAGGCACTGACGGAAACGCGTTTATTTACGATCGATTATGAAGCGTATCTGATGATGGGGAAACTAGTACCCAAATGGCATGAATTTGAAAAACTGTTCATGGGTAAATGTTTCGTGATGATGGAAAACCGTATCCTCGACTTAATCTCCCTGACCGCCGAAGACCGTTACCAAAAACTCTTCAATCAAAATCCTGAGCTTTTTAATCAGGTACCGCTTCAGTACCTGGCCTCTATGCTCGGCATGACACCTGAAACTTTTAGCCGGATACGAAGGAAAATGGTTTCTTGA
- a CDS encoding NAD(P)H-binding protein yields the protein MKKKIVILGATGTVGSKISEILLNEGHEVTLVARHTGKLEKYRSLGAKLITGTITDVETLTSAFKNADSAFILLPDNVMAENTRAYQRQVTGKLIEAIENSGIRYIVNMSSLGSHMHEGNGIMGGTGEQEVRLNQLNEVNVLHIRSAYFMENFLRTIGLVKKMGFNGTAADGDHPIPMVATKDVAKIAAGHLAKLDFTGKSVHAVMGPKNYTYRELTSIIGKAIGNPELAYVQIPAAQVKQTFLSNGFSADFVDNLVEMGTAIQTGFMNYQKRDDSTTTPTTAEDFVNEVYLPLYNN from the coding sequence ATGAAAAAGAAAATAGTAATCCTTGGAGCAACCGGAACAGTGGGCAGCAAAATTTCAGAAATCCTTTTAAACGAAGGACATGAGGTCACATTAGTCGCAAGACACACTGGCAAATTAGAAAAATATCGTAGTCTGGGGGCAAAACTGATCACCGGGACCATTACCGATGTAGAAACACTCACCAGTGCCTTCAAAAATGCAGATAGTGCTTTCATCCTGTTGCCCGACAATGTAATGGCGGAAAATACAAGGGCTTACCAGAGACAGGTTACAGGCAAACTGATTGAAGCCATCGAAAACTCGGGTATCAGGTACATTGTGAACATGAGCAGTCTTGGCTCTCATATGCACGAAGGTAATGGGATCATGGGTGGTACAGGTGAACAGGAAGTCAGGTTAAACCAGCTGAATGAGGTTAATGTACTGCATATCCGTTCGGCTTATTTTATGGAAAACTTTCTGAGAACAATCGGCCTGGTTAAGAAAATGGGCTTCAATGGTACTGCTGCAGATGGCGACCATCCCATACCGATGGTTGCGACAAAAGATGTTGCAAAAATTGCGGCCGGGCATTTAGCAAAACTTGACTTTACCGGAAAAAGTGTCCATGCCGTGATGGGACCTAAAAACTATACCTACAGAGAGCTCACCAGCATTATCGGTAAAGCTATTGGAAATCCTGAACTGGCCTATGTACAGATCCCGGCAGCGCAGGTGAAGCAGACGTTCTTAAGCAACGGTTTTTCAGCCGATTTCGTAGACAACCTGGTTGAAATGGGGACAGCAATTCAAACCGGATTTATGAATTATCAAAAAAGGGATGATTCGACTACCACACCAACAACAGCAGAAGATTTTGTAAACGAGGTTTATCTGCCACTTTACAATAATTAA
- a CDS encoding alkene reductase: MKLLEKTQLGKLTLKNKMAMSAMTRSRADLNGVVGDMTVQYYTQRASAGLIFTEAIRISEEATGSPLTPGIYTNEQIEAWKKVTKSVHDHGGVIIAQLWHTGRAGHSIDRNGKLPLAPSPLPVQGMQHFTSQGLKDYETPQEITVAEIGQTIKDYGLAAKNAIEAGFDGIELHAANGYLPSQFLAESSNQRTDGYGGNIPNKARFVLEVMQELITAVGGNKVGIKISPFHPYGNMILDDPAGTYTYLIQELNKLDFAYVELMKRNPYFPSPSHYPEDDEIELFGKMIKQTVIANSGYDKASAEAELQKGIAKIISFGTLFLANPDLPKRFEQDAALNEPDRATMFGGEAQGYIDYPLLND; the protein is encoded by the coding sequence ATGAAATTATTAGAAAAAACACAGCTTGGAAAGCTAACCTTAAAGAATAAAATGGCCATGTCTGCCATGACCAGAAGCCGTGCAGACCTCAACGGCGTAGTGGGCGATATGACCGTTCAATATTATACGCAAAGAGCTAGTGCGGGGCTGATATTTACCGAAGCCATCCGGATAAGTGAAGAGGCAACAGGCAGCCCGCTTACTCCCGGCATTTACACCAATGAGCAGATCGAAGCCTGGAAAAAAGTCACCAAATCTGTGCACGACCATGGAGGTGTTATTATCGCACAGCTCTGGCATACAGGCCGTGCAGGGCACTCAATTGACAGGAACGGTAAATTACCGCTTGCCCCCTCTCCATTGCCTGTTCAGGGAATGCAGCATTTCACTTCACAGGGATTGAAAGATTACGAAACACCCCAGGAAATCACTGTTGCCGAAATCGGCCAAACCATTAAGGATTATGGGCTGGCTGCCAAAAATGCAATCGAAGCAGGTTTTGACGGCATAGAACTTCATGCCGCGAATGGCTATTTGCCAAGCCAGTTTCTGGCCGAGAGCTCTAATCAGCGGACAGATGGATATGGGGGCAATATTCCCAACAAGGCCCGTTTTGTGCTGGAAGTAATGCAGGAATTAATCACTGCAGTTGGAGGCAATAAAGTAGGGATTAAAATTTCACCTTTCCATCCGTATGGCAATATGATACTGGATGATCCTGCCGGCACCTACACCTACTTGATTCAAGAGCTGAACAAATTAGATTTTGCCTATGTAGAACTGATGAAGCGCAACCCATACTTCCCTTCACCTTCGCATTATCCAGAAGATGATGAAATCGAATTGTTCGGAAAGATGATAAAACAAACAGTGATCGCAAACTCAGGCTATGACAAAGCTTCTGCCGAAGCAGAACTTCAAAAAGGCATAGCAAAGATAATCTCATTTGGTACGCTGTTTTTAGCAAATCCGGATCTGCCAAAACGATTTGAACAGGATGCAGCACTTAACGAACCCGACAGGGCAACCATGTTTGGAGGCGAAGCGCAAGGTTATATTGACTATCCACTCTTAAATGATTAA
- a CDS encoding AraC family transcriptional regulator, which translates to MARENIHNSLEVYYEKIDCCPLRDQQFNFFEFVYVLSGKGMHGINGNLLPFKTGDLFLITPNDYHSFDLHQVCEFMVVRFAPSYVKSYSWQSIDHIECLLYYASHFSGSILGNEADKLIVSNLMQNLRHTVEQKSVYGEDLMRHLVNAIIVIAARNISVIKPESISPNTDTRILQIIDYIQENIRQPELLKITVIAQKFGLSDTYLGSYYRKQCNESIQQYISSYRIRLMEHRLRFSDKRVHEIADEFGFADESHINKFFKRHKGVSLRGYRDSCKRENIQAS; encoded by the coding sequence ATGGCAAGAGAGAATATCCATAATTCATTAGAGGTATATTACGAAAAGATAGACTGCTGTCCTTTACGGGACCAGCAATTCAATTTTTTTGAATTTGTTTACGTATTATCTGGAAAAGGAATGCATGGAATCAATGGCAATCTGCTTCCTTTTAAAACCGGAGATCTTTTTTTAATTACGCCTAATGATTACCACTCATTTGATCTGCATCAGGTATGTGAGTTTATGGTCGTGCGCTTTGCGCCATCTTATGTAAAAAGTTATAGCTGGCAAAGTATTGACCATATTGAATGTCTGTTGTATTATGCCTCTCATTTTTCGGGTTCTATTTTAGGTAATGAGGCGGATAAACTCATTGTTAGTAATTTGATGCAGAATTTACGGCACACAGTGGAACAGAAATCTGTATATGGCGAAGATTTAATGCGTCATTTAGTCAATGCGATCATTGTGATTGCTGCCCGAAACATTTCGGTTATCAAACCTGAGTCTATCTCACCAAATACAGATACCCGGATACTACAAATAATCGATTACATTCAGGAAAATATACGTCAGCCTGAACTGCTTAAAATAACTGTAATTGCTCAGAAATTCGGATTATCTGACACCTATCTGGGGAGTTATTATCGAAAGCAATGCAATGAATCCATACAACAGTATATCTCTTCCTACCGGATCCGGCTGATGGAACATCGATTACGTTTCAGCGATAAAAGAGTTCATGAAATAGCCGATGAATTTGGATTTGCCGACGAAAGCCATATCAATAAGTTTTTCAAAAGACATAAAGGGGTAAGTTTACGTGGTTACAGGGATAGCTGTAAAAGAGAAAATATTCAGGCTTCCTGA
- a CDS encoding alpha/beta hydrolase, producing MDNLAMENTLKNIDPALWKAISKSPYHQIDYENLLSDSPAEIRKEEMNLSIKEEPLAIPEQLDVENIFIPSSDKSRTIRLRIYRPKGKQHLSVLLYFHGGAFIYGTPEQYDLMCFRLALAVDLIIISVDYRLAPEHPFPAGMEDGYAALLWLSAYADQIGGNKAHILIGGSSAGATIAASITQLARDRKEVKIRHQYLLYPPMSQLLQTASMNNLANAPMQTKKAAEWMWKHYLQHQITQPPKYAVPLLAEDFSDLPNATIIVCELDPLKDEGKIYAQHLQQADVSVDLLEIKGAVHAFDFFSCSLSDNFYAQQIELFKQILNQQE from the coding sequence ATGGACAATTTAGCTATGGAAAATACCCTTAAAAATATAGATCCGGCGCTTTGGAAAGCTATTTCTAAAAGCCCCTATCATCAAATAGATTACGAAAACCTGTTATCGGACAGCCCTGCTGAAATCAGGAAAGAGGAAATGAATTTATCAATAAAAGAAGAGCCTCTTGCTATTCCGGAACAATTGGATGTGGAGAATATATTCATTCCGTCTTCTGATAAATCCAGAACGATCCGGCTGAGAATATACAGACCAAAAGGAAAACAACATTTATCTGTATTGTTATATTTTCATGGTGGTGCATTTATATACGGTACTCCCGAACAATATGATTTGATGTGCTTTCGGTTAGCATTAGCTGTTGATTTGATAATTATTTCGGTAGATTACCGATTAGCTCCGGAACATCCATTTCCAGCAGGCATGGAAGACGGTTATGCTGCATTGCTATGGTTGTCTGCCTATGCAGATCAAATAGGTGGAAACAAAGCTCATATCCTGATTGGCGGAAGCAGTGCCGGGGCAACAATTGCAGCATCTATTACACAGCTGGCAAGAGACCGGAAGGAAGTGAAAATCCGGCACCAGTACTTGCTATACCCTCCAATGAGCCAGCTTTTGCAAACAGCATCTATGAATAATCTGGCAAATGCCCCAATGCAAACCAAAAAGGCTGCAGAGTGGATGTGGAAACATTATTTACAACATCAAATAACCCAGCCGCCAAAATATGCAGTTCCGTTATTAGCAGAGGATTTCAGTGACCTCCCCAACGCAACCATCATTGTTTGTGAGCTAGATCCGCTAAAAGATGAAGGAAAAATATATGCGCAGCACTTACAGCAAGCAGATGTTTCGGTTGACCTGCTGGAAATAAAAGGAGCTGTACATGCTTTCGATTTTTTTTCCTGTTCCTTATCCGATAATTTTTATGCACAACAAATTGAATTATTCAAACAAATTTTAAATCAACAGGAATGA
- a CDS encoding NAD(P)H-dependent oxidoreductase has product MKKILVINGHPNKESFNAVIAQSYIKSALEAGSEVRYIEIGALDFNPNLQFGYHQRMELEPDLVKALADIQWSEHQVWIHPLWWLGMPAIMKGFFDRAFLPGITFKSNKEGATEGLLQGRTGRIITTAGDLSLDIYEDIYASSGLVQLKRGILEYCGISSIQDSFIGPLYELNEHDRRKWIVQIEKFAIADSV; this is encoded by the coding sequence ATGAAAAAAATATTAGTGATCAATGGACATCCGAATAAAGAAAGTTTTAACGCTGTCATTGCACAGTCCTATATAAAATCTGCATTAGAAGCCGGTTCAGAAGTGCGGTATATTGAAATTGGAGCGCTGGATTTCAATCCCAATCTGCAGTTTGGTTATCATCAAAGAATGGAGCTGGAACCGGATTTGGTAAAAGCATTGGCAGATATCCAATGGAGCGAACACCAGGTATGGATACATCCTTTATGGTGGCTTGGTATGCCAGCAATTATGAAAGGATTTTTCGACAGGGCGTTTCTTCCAGGCATCACTTTTAAAAGTAATAAAGAAGGGGCTACGGAGGGATTGTTGCAGGGCAGGACAGGAAGAATTATTACAACAGCAGGAGATTTATCCCTTGATATTTATGAGGACATTTATGCGTCAAGCGGACTTGTCCAACTAAAAAGAGGAATCCTGGAATACTGCGGCATATCTTCTATTCAGGATAGTTTTATCGGGCCTCTTTACGAATTAAATGAGCATGATAGAAGAAAATGGATAGTCCAGATAGAAAAATTTGCCATAGCTGACTCTGTATAG
- a CDS encoding glycosyltransferase family 2 protein, which translates to MDNHMNTFVEVDILILSYAQTEELKNMTINAVQSLIDSEDTDKIRFNIIIIESQKDIAPFQYEHTTTIYPEEEFNFHRYLNIGINLTSSSYICLCNNDLLFQKEWASEILRAFAQFPEVYSASPMCPRYPEEKDILPVKEAWLGYRVAIEVQGACLFFKRDVLKFIGQLDPNFKFYAADLDYADTLRVLNLKHLLVRSAIVFHLVSKTLIGQNAELKYHLTHEQDLFYRKKWFHRIGRNWKEI; encoded by the coding sequence ATGGATAATCATATGAATACTTTTGTAGAAGTAGATATCTTAATTCTGAGCTATGCTCAAACAGAAGAATTAAAGAATATGACAATAAATGCCGTTCAATCTCTTATTGATTCTGAGGATACTGACAAAATTAGATTTAATATAATCATAATTGAATCACAAAAAGATATAGCACCATTCCAATATGAACACACAACTACAATATATCCTGAAGAGGAATTTAATTTTCATAGATATTTGAATATCGGAATCAACCTTACTTCTTCCTCATACATTTGTCTATGTAATAATGACTTGTTGTTTCAAAAAGAATGGGCTTCTGAAATTCTTAGGGCATTTGCACAGTTTCCTGAAGTGTATAGTGCCTCACCAATGTGTCCACGTTATCCTGAGGAAAAAGATATCCTGCCTGTAAAAGAAGCATGGCTTGGGTATCGTGTGGCGATTGAAGTGCAGGGAGCATGTTTATTTTTTAAACGCGATGTACTGAAGTTTATAGGCCAGCTTGATCCTAATTTTAAGTTTTATGCTGCTGACTTGGATTATGCAGACACTTTAAGAGTATTAAATTTAAAACATTTGTTGGTTAGATCTGCTATAGTTTTCCATTTGGTTAGTAAAACTCTGATTGGGCAAAATGCTGAACTAAAGTATCATCTAACACATGAACAGGATTTATTTTATAGAAAGAAGTGGTTTCATAGAATAGGTCGGAATTGGAAAGAGATATGA
- a CDS encoding uracil-DNA glycosylase family protein gives MSSNLGIFLLFLFFNLKPLEELLKEIRSCIICKGQLPNFPRPVVQAGAESKILIIGQAPGQKVQHSGIPWDDQSGNELRRWLGVSKEQFYDDKMFALVPMGFCYPGKGNSGDLPPRPECAPRWHQPLLAEMKAIRLIILIGQYAQNYYLKDIKHTTLTERVRNFRNYLPLFLPIVHPSPRNKIWQKKNPWFEYEVVPFLREVTADILN, from the coding sequence ATGTCATCAAACCTTGGTATATTCTTATTATTTTTGTTCTTTAATCTTAAACCATTGGAAGAACTTTTAAAAGAGATCCGATCCTGTATTATCTGTAAGGGGCAATTACCTAATTTTCCAAGGCCTGTTGTGCAGGCTGGTGCTGAATCCAAAATCCTTATCATCGGGCAGGCCCCTGGACAAAAAGTTCAGCATAGTGGTATTCCGTGGGATGATCAGAGTGGAAATGAATTAAGAAGATGGTTAGGGGTGAGTAAGGAGCAGTTTTACGATGATAAAATGTTTGCTTTAGTTCCAATGGGCTTTTGTTATCCTGGTAAAGGTAATTCTGGTGATCTTCCTCCTCGTCCTGAATGTGCACCCAGATGGCATCAGCCATTACTTGCTGAGATGAAAGCTATCAGATTGATCATACTTATCGGCCAGTATGCCCAAAACTATTATTTGAAAGATATTAAGCATACTACGCTTACAGAAAGAGTAAGAAATTTTAGAAATTACCTGCCTTTATTTTTACCAATTGTACACCCGTCACCAAGAAATAAAATCTGGCAAAAGAAAAATCCGTGGTTTGAATATGAGGTAGTACCATTTTTGAGGGAGGTAACAGCTGATATTTTGAACTGA
- a CDS encoding winged helix-turn-helix domain-containing protein — MEPISLTRSQARKIILNAAGLARKAQFGEGIEAVYRVIDHLGFVQLDTNYVVERAHHHVMAARIPDYQTEWLAELCEDGRIFEYFTSDAGFLPDRDFRYSLPVKEAFATHGKPLTPAETRIMKAAMDRVEREGPLMVSDFDDDRLEASTGWWDWRPAKVALERLYLEGQLMISRTKTFQKVYNLPLNLVSPETDLTMPAEKEFARYIIRRTLGALGIAYVKELTWRARRVKGNRVKTELEQMVADGEVQIVSVNGLKSAPLYMLSDQHLNIELAGDVFILSPFDILNVFRHRLKDFFDFDYQIECFVPAAKRKYGYFSLPVLAGDIFIARMDAKADRKQKTLIIHNLHFEPIDLDQNTIKKFIGALKAFVLFNQCRNIIFRKSNNETYLEAINKGFSLY; from the coding sequence ATGGAACCCATTTCCCTGACCAGATCACAAGCCCGTAAAATTATCCTTAACGCTGCCGGCCTTGCCAGAAAAGCACAATTTGGAGAAGGAATAGAGGCCGTTTACCGGGTAATTGACCATTTGGGTTTTGTACAACTGGATACAAATTACGTTGTAGAACGTGCGCATCACCACGTCATGGCCGCACGTATACCAGACTATCAAACAGAATGGCTGGCTGAACTTTGCGAAGATGGGCGCATATTTGAGTACTTCACTTCGGATGCAGGTTTTCTCCCTGATCGCGACTTTAGATATTCATTGCCCGTTAAAGAAGCATTTGCAACTCATGGGAAACCTCTAACCCCGGCAGAAACCCGGATAATGAAAGCAGCAATGGACCGGGTGGAACGTGAAGGGCCTCTGATGGTGAGCGATTTCGATGATGACAGACTAGAGGCAAGTACCGGCTGGTGGGACTGGCGACCAGCTAAAGTAGCACTCGAACGCCTGTATCTGGAGGGGCAGCTCATGATCAGCCGCACCAAAACCTTCCAGAAAGTATACAATCTGCCACTCAACCTGGTATCTCCGGAAACAGACCTGACTATGCCAGCAGAAAAAGAATTTGCCAGGTACATTATCCGTCGTACACTTGGCGCACTGGGTATAGCCTATGTTAAAGAGTTAACATGGCGGGCAAGGCGGGTGAAAGGAAATAGGGTAAAAACTGAACTGGAGCAAATGGTTGCAGACGGTGAGGTACAAATAGTCAGCGTTAACGGACTAAAAAGCGCGCCGCTGTATATGCTATCAGATCAGCATCTGAATATTGAACTAGCTGGAGATGTATTCATCCTATCCCCTTTTGATATCCTTAACGTCTTTCGTCACCGCTTAAAGGACTTCTTTGATTTCGATTATCAGATTGAATGTTTTGTACCCGCCGCTAAACGCAAATATGGTTATTTCTCATTGCCAGTACTTGCTGGTGATATTTTTATTGCACGGATGGATGCAAAAGCCGACCGCAAACAAAAAACACTGATCATTCATAATCTGCATTTTGAACCAATTGATCTCGATCAAAACACTATTAAAAAATTTATCGGGGCATTAAAAGCCTTCGTGTTATTCAACCAATGCAGGAATATTATATTCAGGAAATCCAATAATGAAACTTACCTGGAAGCTATAAATAAAGGTTTTTCACTTTATTAA
- a CDS encoding M20 family metallopeptidase, which produces MKQLILVLICFIFSISFLSAQQERPLKDAKETLIHGAVKLETDKIFNRLVEIRRNFHQDPELAGHEVNTRKVIKQYLLNLGLEVDTNTYGYGIVGILKGGKGGKKIAWRSEMDALASDYPDKVAFKSRKEGIGHGCGHDIHLAIALGIAEVLVKNKEALNGTVYFIFQPEEETFAGAKGMIDKGLLAKISPDEIYGLHVSAFPAGQIIVKPNEMFAYQKRVRIKLKNELPAVEAKELTKKIYNFLSRASSGSKPWEIQSAIDPKLGLMNPNTIFKDYLVMDRNFTTYSKNDQFFMEAYLYETNPAKLNTIIPGIKQVIEDSHYKNQLVSVSFIQENPTVINAERLTNKAIKTIRNIYGEEAVSTDYGQMPFFNDDFAYFQQKVPGVYFFLGGSNFEKGMIAMNHAPGFEVDEECIRVGVRSFSSLLLERLNRE; this is translated from the coding sequence ATGAAACAACTTATATTAGTCCTGATCTGCTTCATTTTTTCAATTTCTTTTTTATCAGCGCAACAGGAGAGGCCATTAAAGGATGCAAAAGAAACCTTAATTCATGGAGCTGTTAAACTGGAAACTGATAAGATTTTTAATAGATTGGTTGAAATCAGGAGAAATTTTCATCAAGATCCAGAGCTGGCAGGTCATGAAGTAAACACCCGAAAAGTTATCAAACAATATCTGCTTAATTTAGGACTTGAAGTTGATACGAATACTTATGGTTACGGTATCGTTGGGATTTTAAAAGGAGGAAAAGGTGGAAAGAAAATAGCGTGGCGGTCTGAGATGGATGCTCTGGCTTCTGATTATCCTGACAAGGTGGCTTTCAAGTCCAGAAAAGAAGGTATTGGACATGGTTGCGGTCACGATATACATCTGGCAATTGCATTAGGTATAGCTGAAGTCCTGGTGAAAAATAAGGAAGCTTTGAATGGAACAGTATATTTTATTTTTCAACCTGAGGAAGAAACGTTTGCCGGTGCAAAAGGTATGATTGACAAAGGGTTACTTGCTAAAATAAGCCCTGATGAAATTTATGGATTGCATGTGTCTGCATTTCCGGCCGGACAAATAATAGTTAAGCCGAATGAAATGTTTGCCTATCAGAAAAGAGTCAGGATCAAACTGAAAAATGAGTTGCCAGCCGTTGAAGCAAAGGAATTGACTAAAAAAATCTATAACTTTTTATCCCGTGCAAGTAGCGGAAGTAAGCCCTGGGAAATACAATCTGCCATTGACCCGAAACTCGGATTGATGAATCCTAATACAATTTTTAAGGATTACCTGGTCATGGACCGGAATTTTACCACCTATTCTAAAAATGATCAATTTTTTATGGAAGCCTATTTATATGAGACAAATCCAGCTAAACTGAATACTATTATTCCTGGGATTAAGCAGGTAATTGAAGATAGCCATTATAAAAATCAGTTGGTTTCTGTTTCATTTATACAAGAAAATCCAACTGTTATCAATGCGGAGAGATTAACGAACAAGGCCATAAAAACCATTAGAAATATTTATGGAGAAGAGGCAGTTTCTACTGATTATGGTCAAATGCCATTTTTTAACGATGATTTTGCCTATTTCCAGCAAAAAGTACCTGGTGTTTATTTTTTTCTTGGAGGTTCCAATTTTGAAAAAGGAATGATTGCAATGAATCATGCACCGGGTTTTGAAGTAGATGAAGAATGTATAAGAGTAGGGGTCAGGAGTTTTTCATCTTTACTATTGGAAAGGTTGAATAGAGAATAA
- a CDS encoding nucleotidyltransferase domain-containing protein — MTDTIRQKLLEIEQSENIKICYACESGSRAWGFPSPDSDFDVRFIYTRPLKQYLSIIELPDTVGLPVNEILDIGGWDLKKSLKLFLKSNAPLYEWLQSPIVYYQSETFLNEFQQLMPQYFSLRAGGNHYLSMAYNTLRDDLQQEQVKLKRYFYALRPALACLWIIEKQTLPPMEFEKLRVLITDNAIQKSIDELMDIKLKADEKKMIAPVHLLNDWLTVLLEYCKEQVPLLPSLFQKPDELDNLFRKYAK, encoded by the coding sequence ATGACGGATACGATCAGACAAAAATTGCTTGAAATAGAGCAATCAGAAAATATAAAAATATGTTATGCCTGTGAATCAGGTAGCAGAGCCTGGGGATTTCCTTCACCAGATAGTGATTTCGATGTTCGTTTTATTTATACAAGGCCACTTAAACAATATCTAAGTATTATAGAATTGCCGGATACTGTTGGCCTTCCGGTTAATGAGATCCTGGATATTGGTGGATGGGATCTGAAAAAATCTTTAAAACTGTTCTTAAAATCAAACGCCCCTTTATATGAGTGGCTGCAATCCCCTATCGTATATTACCAAAGCGAAACATTTTTAAATGAGTTCCAGCAATTGATGCCTCAATATTTTTCATTACGTGCTGGTGGTAATCATTACCTATCGATGGCATATAATACCCTTAGAGATGATCTGCAGCAAGAACAAGTAAAATTAAAACGCTATTTCTATGCATTGCGCCCTGCGCTGGCTTGTTTGTGGATTATAGAAAAACAAACACTGCCACCAATGGAATTTGAAAAACTCCGGGTATTGATCACAGACAATGCTATTCAAAAAAGCATTGATGAATTGATGGATATAAAATTGAAAGCTGATGAAAAAAAAATGATTGCACCTGTGCATTTGCTTAATGACTGGCTGACAGTTCTGCTTGAATATTGTAAAGAGCAGGTACCGCTGTTACCATCGTTATTTCAAAAGCCTGATGAGTTGGATAACCTTTTCAGAAAATATGCAAAATGA